From the genome of Pirellulaceae bacterium, one region includes:
- a CDS encoding tetratricopeptide repeat protein, with protein sequence MTAENSEGQQNMLSWRRYRLVLIGSLMLLLATGEVFARGRGGGGGGRGGGGRGGTSRAGGMRSAPRGGNSGGGRSRPSSSRPSVNRSPSFSRPTTRPTTRPNPPPTRPTPGTRPGGTGRPPTRPTPGTRPGGIERPSTRPTPGIGRPGGDRPTNLPGIGDGGNRPSRPDRPGNGGDRPGRPDRPGNGGNRPGRPDRPGNGGDRPGRPDRPGNGGDRPGRPDRPGNGGDRPGRPDRPGRPDRPGYRPPYYGNRPWHGSWHNNWHHGYWHGHWHSPWRYRWSNYPVYATLGLTWWGVDRLCYQFGYSGYSNPYYTAGTTTVYNYSEPLVYYPPEGDGDAIQEEVPAQIRDDFDEARSAFYEGDYQAALKNTDAAIRGVPDDVNMHEFRALVLFALGSYEEAAETLYAVLSVSPGWDWTTMISLYKDSADYTTQLRELEQYRNEHPNQSTAHFLLGYQYLTAGYDAEARHEFQRVVDLDSKNAVANKLLEMLGGKDGESDPEPLPASDAPALDAKSLQGTWKASRGSSAFVMTLEPDKAFTWTYTEQGKPQTVTGQYYTEGATLVLEPTEGGAMPALVQFNGKDGFNYRVIGGDANDSGLDFRRSR encoded by the coding sequence ATGACTGCAGAGAATTCTGAAGGGCAACAAAATATGTTGAGTTGGCGCAGATATCGATTGGTGTTGATTGGATCGCTCATGCTGCTACTTGCGACCGGCGAAGTATTTGCTCGTGGTCGCGGCGGAGGAGGCGGTGGACGAGGAGGCGGTGGACGAGGAGGCACGTCGCGAGCTGGCGGCATGAGATCAGCGCCCCGGGGTGGGAACTCCGGCGGTGGTCGTTCACGACCGTCTTCCAGTCGCCCCTCTGTAAATCGATCCCCATCCTTCAGTCGCCCTACAACGCGCCCTACAACGCGCCCCAATCCACCTCCGACCCGTCCAACTCCGGGCACACGACCAGGTGGGACCGGACGCCCTCCGACCCGTCCAACTCCGGGTACACGACCAGGTGGGATCGAACGCCCCTCAACTCGACCGACTCCAGGCATCGGGAGACCCGGCGGTGATCGCCCAACGAACTTACCTGGAATCGGGGACGGAGGTAATCGACCGAGTAGACCCGACCGACCGGGTAACGGCGGAGATCGACCGGGCAGACCCGACCGACCGGGTAACGGCGGAAATCGACCGGGCAGACCCGACCGACCGGGTAACGGCGGAGATCGACCGGGCAGACCCGACCGACCAGGTAACGGCGGAGATCGACCGGGCAGACCCGACCGACCAGGTAACGGCGGAGATCGACCGGGCAGACCCGACCGACCGGGCAGACCCGACCGACCGGGCTATCGTCCGCCCTACTACGGTAATCGACCGTGGCACGGTTCCTGGCACAATAATTGGCATCACGGATACTGGCACGGACATTGGCACAGTCCCTGGCGTTATCGCTGGTCGAACTACCCGGTTTACGCCACATTGGGACTAACCTGGTGGGGCGTCGATCGCCTCTGCTATCAGTTTGGCTATTCGGGATACTCCAACCCCTACTACACCGCGGGAACCACGACGGTTTACAACTATTCGGAACCTCTCGTTTATTACCCTCCGGAGGGTGACGGGGATGCCATCCAGGAAGAGGTTCCGGCGCAAATTCGTGATGATTTTGACGAGGCCCGTTCTGCCTTCTACGAAGGTGATTATCAGGCGGCATTAAAAAATACTGATGCCGCGATCCGAGGTGTACCGGATGATGTCAACATGCACGAATTCCGAGCTTTAGTGTTGTTCGCGTTAGGAAGCTACGAAGAGGCGGCTGAAACCTTGTATGCGGTCCTCTCGGTTAGCCCAGGCTGGGACTGGACAACCATGATTAGCCTCTACAAAGATTCCGCGGACTACACGACACAATTGCGAGAACTGGAACAGTATCGCAATGAACATCCAAACCAATCCACGGCCCATTTTTTACTCGGATACCAGTACCTCACTGCCGGTTATGATGCCGAGGCGAGACATGAGTTCCAACGTGTCGTTGATCTCGACAGCAAAAATGCTGTCGCGAATAAACTCTTGGAAATGCTTGGAGGAAAGGACGGCGAATCAGACCCGGAGCCACTGCCTGCCTCCGATGCTCCAGCCCTCGACGCAAAATCATTGCAAGGGACTTGGAAAGCCAGCCGAGGAAGTAGTGCATTCGTGATGACGCTCGAACCAGACAAGGCTTTCACCTGGACCTATACAGAACAAGGGAAACCCCAAACCGTAACGGGGCAGTACTACACCGAAGGAGCAACTCTGGTCTTAGAACCGACCGAAGGTGGCGCGATGCCGGCTCTGGTTCAGTTCAATGGAAAAGACGGTTTCAATTATCGAGTGATCGGCGGTGATGCGAATGACTCAGGTCTCGACTTTCGGCGATCGCGTTAA
- a CDS encoding TIM barrel protein, producing MNGTRRQFIAQTSQIAVAGLALPGLLRAHTTVDTPKYEIGLSQYSLRSMFKDGSLDPLDYPQYTVDTFGIKAIDLWEGGLPADKLDNKNYLTRLRKRSEDAGAHTFLLMTGALDANPQKAEASRQKLLPSIDRAATLGVQYLRVFLRAPGDDEQQGVKASVAALKPLADAAAKKDVMIVIEPGASKLSQRGAFLAQICEQLDHPALRLMPDFGKQVDNIYKGTEVMMPYTVTISCKMHSFDDNGKQPHFDYNRLLKIIDRGDYRGFLTIEWEGSKLKPIPGVLASKKLIEEAIVNLSNG from the coding sequence ATGAACGGAACACGTCGACAATTCATCGCTCAAACAAGTCAAATAGCAGTGGCTGGATTAGCACTGCCAGGCCTGTTACGTGCTCATACAACAGTGGATACACCGAAGTACGAAATCGGTTTGAGTCAGTATTCACTTCGTAGCATGTTCAAAGATGGTTCCCTCGACCCTCTCGACTATCCGCAATACACTGTCGACACATTTGGCATCAAAGCGATTGACCTCTGGGAAGGTGGCTTGCCTGCAGACAAACTCGATAACAAGAATTATCTAACCAGATTACGCAAGCGAAGTGAAGACGCTGGAGCACATACTTTCCTACTGATGACAGGTGCCCTCGATGCGAACCCGCAAAAGGCTGAAGCGAGTCGGCAAAAACTACTACCATCAATCGATCGTGCTGCCACCTTAGGCGTACAGTACTTACGAGTGTTCTTAAGAGCTCCCGGCGATGATGAACAACAGGGTGTCAAAGCGAGTGTTGCAGCTCTCAAGCCATTAGCCGACGCAGCAGCGAAGAAGGATGTCATGATCGTGATTGAACCGGGTGCATCGAAACTTAGTCAGCGAGGGGCATTCTTGGCGCAAATTTGTGAGCAATTGGATCATCCTGCACTGAGACTAATGCCAGATTTTGGGAAGCAGGTGGACAATATCTACAAAGGTACAGAAGTAATGATGCCCTATACCGTCACCATTAGTTGCAAAATGCACAGTTTTGATGACAACGGAAAACAGCCTCACTTCGATTACAACCGACTACTGAAGATCATTGACCGAGGAGATTATCGAGGCTTCCTGACGATTGAATGGGAAGGCAGCAAGCTTAAACCGATTCCCGGCGTTTTGGCATCGAAAAAACTGATCGAGGAAGCCATTGTCAATTTGTCCAACGGCTAA
- a CDS encoding Tn3 family transposase encodes MAAVMFATPFIKEHWDDILRFVATIKLKQATASQLFRRLNSYSNQHPLDAALKEYGRIIKSDFILRYIHDLEFRQAIEKQFNKGENSNKFSKAVSFGNNHEFVYREKSEQQIAEACKRLIKNSIVCWNYLYVTQLIAREPSPERRNELIEPVKRTSMKPCKHARRMRLFGCQNRRFSGP; translated from the coding sequence ATGGCTGCAGTAATGTTCGCGACACCCTTTATCAAAGAACATTGGGACGACATCCTGCGATTCGTAGCGACCATTAAACTCAAGCAAGCCACCGCGTCGCAGCTCTTCAGACGACTCAATTCGTATTCGAATCAACATCCGCTCGACGCTGCGTTAAAGGAATACGGGCGAATAATCAAGTCGGATTTTATCCTCCGCTACATCCACGATTTGGAATTCCGGCAAGCGATTGAGAAGCAATTCAATAAAGGTGAAAACTCAAATAAGTTTTCCAAGGCGGTATCGTTTGGAAACAACCACGAATTCGTCTATCGTGAAAAGTCAGAACAGCAAATTGCTGAGGCGTGCAAACGCTTAATCAAGAATTCCATCGTCTGTTGGAATTACCTCTACGTAACACAACTTATCGCTCGTGAACCCTCCCCTGAGCGACGAAATGAACTGATTGAGCCGGTCAAGAGAACTTCAATGAAGCCATGTAAACATGCACGGAGAATGCGACTTTTCGGATGCCAAAATAGAAGATTCAGTGGGCCTTGA
- a CDS encoding Tn3 family transposase, translated as MEAKDRKINMQSICQQWDRMRQFYASLESGHTAASVALKRLAGYSKKNHFYKAHRELGRIFKTEFILEYMSQPLLRRRARRGLLKTKQLHSLARDVCSGERGRITVRDLQGQMTTCSCLTLILACIIYWQIKEIERVVCECDPKKMVSMSP; from the coding sequence GTGGAAGCGAAGGACCGAAAAATCAACATGCAATCCATTTGTCAGCAATGGGACCGGATGAGGCAATTCTATGCGTCGCTCGAATCTGGCCACACTGCTGCTTCTGTCGCCTTGAAACGGCTCGCGGGCTACAGCAAGAAGAATCATTTCTACAAAGCCCACCGCGAACTTGGGCGCATCTTCAAGACAGAGTTTATTCTGGAATACATGTCGCAGCCTCTTCTTCGTCGCCGTGCCCGTCGCGGCTTACTAAAGACCAAGCAATTGCACTCCCTGGCACGAGACGTGTGCTCCGGCGAACGCGGCCGAATTACGGTTCGCGATCTTCAAGGGCAAATGACAACGTGCTCGTGCCTGACGCTCATCCTAGCGTGCATTATCTACTGGCAAATCAAAGAAATCGAGCGAGTCGTCTGTGAATGCGACCCGAAAAAGATGGTGTCGATGTCGCCTTGA
- a CDS encoding sugar-binding protein translates to MTHLRSQSLGALMTMLLASAVQAQDPELFLMSYPNANITVDGDASDWNLDEFDTIISGGVAPGGDPFEWERMMGTGDIGVLGWDDAEENVYYGAAWTNEVLPENRADNSVKFYARDNETHQYFLVDIIEDEITTFNDEAWANDSVEFYFDPSNDRGDLAGGDPPWESDVQLVIDAANRLQVWLASPEYKAQLEAGMNSAVTITDKGWLLEVGIDKTVFETPLPAVLGPANDPAGNNSSFEWDYRDIDNPDDNGDVRGLDPAFTTLYVWADGTPGQGNPAKIPDTWGQMIAGIPSDPTLRIDDGSLTDATERVNYVHDVLGTWIGDSNFDGEFNSTDFVVVFGAGEYEDELAVNSTWATGDWNGDGEFNSSDFVAAFVDGGYEKGPRPAAVPEPSSVVLLLMGALACVRRRH, encoded by the coding sequence ATGACGCATCTTCGATCGCAATCACTTGGGGCGCTAATGACGATGTTGTTGGCATCTGCCGTTCAGGCGCAGGATCCGGAGCTCTTCTTGATGAGCTACCCAAACGCGAACATTACCGTAGATGGTGACGCGAGCGATTGGAACCTAGATGAGTTTGACACAATTATTTCCGGAGGAGTAGCACCGGGGGGTGATCCATTTGAATGGGAGCGTATGATGGGCACAGGTGACATCGGCGTGCTCGGTTGGGACGACGCGGAAGAAAATGTGTACTACGGGGCAGCGTGGACTAATGAAGTGTTGCCCGAAAATCGGGCCGACAACTCGGTTAAATTCTATGCACGAGACAACGAGACCCATCAGTACTTTCTCGTCGATATTATCGAAGACGAAATTACGACGTTCAATGATGAGGCGTGGGCGAATGACTCGGTGGAGTTTTACTTTGATCCTTCAAACGATCGTGGCGATCTAGCAGGTGGAGATCCCCCTTGGGAATCAGATGTTCAGTTGGTGATCGACGCGGCCAACCGCTTGCAAGTTTGGCTTGCATCCCCTGAGTATAAGGCGCAGCTAGAAGCCGGTATGAATTCAGCCGTAACCATCACGGACAAGGGCTGGTTGCTTGAAGTGGGAATCGACAAAACTGTTTTCGAGACGCCGTTGCCGGCTGTTTTGGGACCAGCAAACGACCCGGCCGGGAATAACTCCAGTTTTGAATGGGATTACCGTGATATCGACAATCCCGACGATAATGGAGACGTTAGGGGATTGGACCCGGCCTTCACTACCCTTTACGTCTGGGCAGACGGGACTCCAGGTCAGGGAAATCCCGCCAAGATTCCGGATACTTGGGGACAAATGATTGCCGGTATACCATCTGACCCGACCCTTCGTATTGACGATGGCTCACTAACGGATGCTACCGAGCGCGTTAATTACGTGCACGATGTTCTCGGCACTTGGATTGGCGACTCAAACTTCGATGGCGAATTCAATTCGACCGACTTCGTTGTCGTCTTTGGGGCGGGCGAATACGAAGATGAACTTGCTGTTAATTCGACTTGGGCCACCGGCGACTGGAATGGTGACGGTGAGTTCAATTCAAGCGATTTTGTCGCAGCCTTCGTAGACGGCGGATACGAAAAGGGCCCTCGCCCGGCAGCGGTCCCAGAACCGAGCAGTGTCGTACTTCTCCTGATGGGTGCCCTGGCGTGTGTCCGTCGTCGACACTAA
- a CDS encoding Tn3 family transposase, whose protein sequence is MSRPPMRRRVRRGLLKGEHFHSLVKDVFYAKRGRISARDLQGQMTSCSCLTLIPACIIYWQAKEIERVVTSCNPEERGIDLAMLEHISPIEWGNALLYGECVIKRRLIQAA, encoded by the coding sequence CTGTCCCGACCGCCAATGCGAAGACGAGTGCGTCGCGGACTATTGAAGGGTGAACATTTCCATTCCCTGGTAAAGGATGTTTTCTATGCAAAGCGGGGTCGGATTAGTGCTCGCGACTTGCAGGGGCAGATGACGAGCTGTAGCTGCCTCACGTTGATTCCGGCGTGCATAATCTACTGGCAAGCGAAGGAAATCGAACGTGTCGTTACCTCGTGCAATCCGGAAGAACGCGGAATCGACCTGGCAATGCTGGAGCACATCAGTCCCATCGAGTGGGGAAATGCACTGCTCTACGGGGAATGCGTTATCAAGCGACGGCTGATTCAGGCCGCTTAG
- a CDS encoding alkaline phosphatase D family protein, which translates to MKRLLILSFFLLSWMGEAEAQRPRQYKRIHQEAFKKILDGKVGKAIEQLEEFVETYPDDEESHYMLALAHARRNNQLQAIQSVRRALDAGLPAGRIVGGSLTGLEVLESEDLYQQLLSQFEDRVVHGPMLGNITGQSVQIWVRTARQATVKVVAKPEGQESPLLQSPLYYTTAQSDFTAVVTLNGLKPQTNYSYQVIVNGRCGSNLEQSFRTFPPQFQPAKFRIGFGGGAGYVPENERAWETILAQKPDVLMLLGDNVYSDDPTTQPMQHYCYYRRQSRPEFRKLVGLTPVYSIWDDHDFGTNDCSGGPMIDSPDWKRSVYEVFRNNWVNPYFGGGDGQPGCFYDFYLGDVHFIMLDGRFYRDRTPQRPARPTMLGPVQRAWLFDRIKKTKGKFLVLCSPVPWVFEAKGDSLDTWNGFQEERNSIFDLLTEKKVNGVVLISADRHRSDLWKIDRPGTYPLFEFNSSRLTNQHVHKELPQAEFSFNKKQSFGLVDFDTTLENPSVTYRIMTIDGKQVFSKTIVLSELQSKSMVPPELPKEPSR; encoded by the coding sequence ATGAAACGTTTACTAATACTATCGTTTTTCCTCCTCTCTTGGATGGGCGAAGCTGAGGCGCAACGACCGAGGCAATACAAGCGAATTCATCAAGAGGCGTTCAAAAAGATCCTCGATGGTAAAGTAGGAAAAGCGATTGAGCAGCTAGAGGAATTCGTCGAGACCTATCCCGACGACGAAGAATCTCATTACATGCTCGCGCTGGCTCATGCTCGGCGAAACAACCAACTGCAGGCCATTCAGAGCGTTCGGCGCGCGTTGGACGCCGGCCTGCCCGCCGGTAGGATTGTCGGGGGAAGTCTAACGGGCTTGGAGGTGTTGGAATCGGAAGATCTCTACCAGCAGCTGCTATCTCAGTTTGAGGATCGAGTTGTGCACGGTCCGATGCTCGGAAACATCACTGGACAGAGCGTTCAAATTTGGGTTCGCACCGCAAGACAAGCAACCGTCAAGGTTGTGGCAAAACCTGAAGGGCAAGAATCACCGTTGCTGCAGTCGCCACTATATTACACGACTGCCCAAAGTGATTTCACCGCCGTGGTCACGTTAAATGGGTTGAAGCCGCAAACCAATTACAGCTACCAGGTAATCGTCAATGGTCGCTGTGGATCTAATCTTGAACAGTCCTTCCGGACATTCCCACCGCAGTTTCAACCGGCCAAATTCCGCATTGGCTTCGGTGGAGGAGCTGGGTATGTCCCGGAAAATGAAAGAGCATGGGAAACAATTCTGGCCCAGAAGCCCGACGTATTAATGTTGTTGGGCGACAATGTCTATAGCGACGATCCCACCACACAACCGATGCAACATTATTGCTACTATCGCCGCCAGTCTCGCCCTGAATTTCGAAAATTAGTTGGCCTGACGCCAGTCTATTCCATCTGGGATGATCATGACTTCGGAACCAATGATTGTTCGGGAGGGCCGATGATTGATTCGCCTGACTGGAAGCGATCGGTTTATGAAGTGTTTCGCAACAATTGGGTGAATCCCTACTTCGGGGGCGGAGATGGCCAACCCGGCTGTTTCTACGATTTTTACTTGGGGGATGTCCACTTTATCATGCTCGACGGTCGTTTTTATCGCGACCGAACTCCGCAGCGTCCCGCTCGCCCGACCATGCTAGGCCCCGTACAGCGTGCTTGGTTGTTTGATCGAATCAAAAAAACGAAAGGCAAATTTCTTGTGCTCTGTTCGCCAGTTCCTTGGGTCTTTGAGGCGAAAGGCGACAGCCTCGACACATGGAACGGTTTCCAGGAAGAACGGAATTCTATTTTCGATTTACTCACCGAAAAAAAAGTAAATGGCGTGGTACTTATATCTGCGGACCGGCATCGGAGCGATCTTTGGAAAATCGATCGCCCCGGTACCTATCCGCTTTTTGAATTCAATAGTTCAAGATTAACCAATCAACATGTCCACAAAGAGTTACCGCAAGCCGAATTCTCGTTTAATAAAAAGCAGTCATTCGGCCTTGTTGATTTTGACACGACGTTGGAAAACCCCAGTGTTACCTATCGAATCATGACAATCGATGGCAAACAGGTGTTTTCGAAAACGATTGTTCTGAGTGAACTGCAATCGAAATCGATGGTTCCACCCGAGCTGCCCAAGGAGCCGTCACGCTAA
- a CDS encoding sugar phosphate isomerase/epimerase codes for MATRVPLSRRQFVQGTAALVAACPFVCGAAPVAPTPLSERMYKTLKIGMVGVPGSLTEKFTAARKAGFAGVEMNSPGMKVDDTKTAIKNSGLPVDGTVCSTHWSIRHTSPDAKQRATALTHLTDAIRNTHAVGGNTVLLVIGHGDDGPEDEIWPRSIENIAQALPVASKYGIYIAIENVWNKFLYEHGGANNQTADKFVQYVDEFNSPWVGMQFDIGNHWKYGSPGDWIRTLGRRIVKLDVKGFSRKKDGFTKIGEGDLPWGDVRQALMDIDYTGWVAAEVGGGDATRLKEVSDNMDRVFGL; via the coding sequence ATGGCAACACGTGTGCCACTTTCACGTCGTCAGTTTGTCCAAGGAACGGCCGCGCTCGTTGCGGCTTGCCCCTTTGTTTGTGGAGCAGCGCCGGTCGCGCCAACGCCCCTGAGTGAGCGCATGTACAAAACCCTCAAGATCGGAATGGTCGGCGTCCCCGGCAGCTTAACCGAAAAATTTACTGCTGCTCGAAAAGCCGGTTTCGCTGGTGTGGAAATGAATTCTCCCGGCATGAAAGTGGACGACACCAAGACTGCAATTAAAAATTCAGGCCTGCCGGTTGACGGAACCGTCTGTTCAACTCACTGGTCCATTCGCCACACGAGCCCCGATGCCAAACAAAGAGCAACCGCGCTGACTCATCTCACGGATGCAATTCGGAATACCCATGCGGTTGGCGGCAACACGGTTCTGCTGGTCATCGGCCACGGTGATGATGGGCCGGAAGATGAAATCTGGCCTCGCTCGATTGAGAATATCGCGCAAGCTTTACCGGTCGCGTCCAAGTACGGTATTTACATTGCCATCGAGAACGTCTGGAACAAATTCCTTTATGAACATGGTGGAGCGAACAACCAAACGGCGGACAAGTTCGTTCAATATGTAGACGAATTTAACTCGCCCTGGGTGGGCATGCAATTTGACATCGGAAATCACTGGAAATATGGAAGCCCTGGCGATTGGATCCGAACGTTGGGACGTCGCATCGTAAAATTAGATGTGAAGGGATTTTCCCGCAAGAAGGACGGCTTCACCAAGATCGGTGAGGGTGATCTCCCATGGGGGGACGTTCGACAAGCGCTGATGGACATCGACTACACCGGCTGGGTGGCTGCCGAAGTGGGAGGCGGCGATGCAACAAGACTGAAAGAGGTTTCGGACAACATGGATCGTGTCTTCGGTCTCTAA
- a CDS encoding HTTM domain-containing protein has protein sequence MNLQNAMSRVFGIDTRALASFRIGIGSLLLIDLGMRLRDLEAHYTDQGVLPLEMLRKRMGDSWQWSIHGFGGSATFQLVLFALAAVVAVAFLIGYHSRIAAIISWVLLVSLHARNPYVVNGGDVLLRLLLFWSIFLTLDRHLSVRSWREGRLDSRVEVSLASAGMLIQIGLLYWMSGYFKIQGTWLNADTLEKILQSDSYVKPIAYSVVGYPQWLAMMGWAALWGELLLPILIFSPFWTKPIRLFAVMFFFAFHLGIELTLTVGLFSFTSWMAWLLFVPKDLWDRIWPPRLEGLSAESSARRKRALWKQRGVNVIAGSALVFVCWANLVTLREPWVKQINSNFLSSVGDVVVLRQRWNLFPRPLTHDGWFIGVARLADGRTVDLFRDGEVADWTSYNKPKYVSKQFPNHRWRKYYRGIIFSSRTNLRDPLSWYLIRKWNSSHGLNEQIESFELHYMEEIGEDGEDEERYRQRFLSEIEVPSDEARKEETEVDSKEGNQS, from the coding sequence ATGAATCTGCAAAATGCCATGTCGCGAGTGTTCGGCATCGACACGCGGGCCTTGGCCTCGTTTCGAATCGGGATCGGCAGCCTGCTGCTCATCGATTTGGGGATGCGACTGCGGGATCTGGAAGCCCATTACACGGATCAAGGTGTACTGCCGCTCGAAATGCTCCGGAAGAGAATGGGCGATTCGTGGCAATGGTCGATCCATGGCTTTGGCGGCTCGGCTACATTTCAGCTCGTTCTTTTTGCCCTCGCTGCCGTCGTTGCCGTGGCGTTCCTTATTGGCTATCACAGTCGAATCGCGGCAATTATCAGTTGGGTATTGCTTGTTTCACTTCACGCACGCAACCCTTATGTCGTCAACGGTGGTGATGTTCTGCTGCGATTATTGTTGTTTTGGTCCATATTCCTCACGCTTGACCGACATCTGTCGGTCCGCAGTTGGCGAGAGGGGCGACTTGATTCTCGTGTGGAAGTGTCACTCGCCTCAGCAGGAATGTTGATCCAAATTGGATTGCTTTATTGGATGTCCGGCTACTTCAAAATTCAAGGAACCTGGTTGAATGCTGACACTTTGGAAAAAATCCTGCAGTCAGATTCCTATGTGAAACCAATCGCCTATTCCGTGGTGGGATATCCGCAATGGCTGGCAATGATGGGATGGGCCGCGTTGTGGGGCGAGTTGCTTCTTCCGATTCTTATCTTTTCACCGTTTTGGACGAAGCCGATTCGGTTATTCGCCGTGATGTTCTTTTTTGCCTTCCACCTTGGAATCGAACTTACATTGACGGTCGGACTGTTTTCCTTCACGAGTTGGATGGCTTGGCTGTTGTTCGTTCCTAAGGATCTTTGGGACCGAATCTGGCCGCCCAGGCTGGAAGGTCTATCGGCGGAATCATCGGCTCGGAGGAAACGGGCTCTCTGGAAGCAGCGGGGCGTGAATGTGATTGCTGGTAGCGCCTTGGTATTCGTCTGTTGGGCCAACCTGGTGACGTTACGGGAGCCTTGGGTGAAGCAAATCAATTCTAATTTCTTGAGCAGCGTCGGTGATGTTGTTGTTTTACGTCAACGTTGGAACCTATTTCCTCGACCTCTGACGCACGATGGTTGGTTTATCGGTGTTGCTCGACTTGCCGATGGACGAACGGTTGATCTTTTTCGGGATGGTGAAGTCGCGGACTGGACGAGTTACAACAAACCCAAGTACGTGTCGAAGCAATTTCCAAATCACCGCTGGCGAAAGTACTACCGCGGCATTATTTTCTCGAGTCGCACCAACCTGAGGGATCCTTTGAGCTGGTATTTGATTCGGAAATGGAATTCATCACACGGGCTGAACGAACAGATTGAATCGTTCGAACTTCACTACATGGAGGAAATCGGGGAGGATGGTGAGGATGAAGAGCGCTATCGACAGCGCTTCTTGAGCGAAATTGAGGTTCCTTCGGATGAAGCTCGGAAGGAAGAAACCGAAGTCGATTCGAAAGAAGGAAATCAGTCCTAG
- a CDS encoding phytanoyl-CoA dioxygenase family protein, protein MAKEFKVVPTQQDLNDLDRDLRFYPATTKPVVLEQDQVDQFNRQGFLKPIDLFGAEDMIEIRSYFDELLRSTLAQGGDSYSISSAHLKHSRVYDLLTDMRIVALVADLLGENVVAWGSHFFCKMPHDGKTVAWHQDASYWPLTPSKAVTVWLAIDDTDRENACMQFIAGSHHFGHLTYRPSKADDNNVLTQTIANPEQYGPVVDDELKAGQISMHSDLLLHGSKANDSSRRRCGLTLRYCAADVRASMEWNQKGVLVRGKDSAGHWANVAPPVAL, encoded by the coding sequence ATGGCAAAAGAATTCAAAGTAGTACCGACTCAGCAGGATCTTAATGATTTAGATCGGGATCTGCGTTTTTACCCCGCCACAACGAAACCTGTGGTGTTGGAGCAAGATCAAGTGGATCAATTTAACCGACAAGGGTTTCTCAAGCCGATTGATCTTTTTGGTGCGGAGGACATGATCGAAATCCGCAGCTATTTTGATGAGCTGTTGCGGAGCACGTTGGCGCAGGGTGGTGATAGTTATTCGATTAGCTCGGCTCATCTAAAGCATTCACGTGTCTATGATTTATTGACGGACATGCGAATTGTGGCTCTCGTCGCTGATCTTCTAGGGGAGAATGTGGTGGCTTGGGGATCCCATTTTTTTTGCAAAATGCCGCATGATGGTAAGACCGTCGCATGGCATCAGGATGCAAGCTACTGGCCCTTGACGCCCTCAAAGGCGGTAACCGTCTGGCTCGCCATAGACGATACCGATCGAGAAAACGCTTGCATGCAGTTTATCGCAGGATCTCATCATTTCGGGCACCTGACCTACCGGCCAAGTAAGGCGGATGATAACAACGTGCTGACGCAAACCATTGCCAATCCCGAGCAGTATGGCCCGGTGGTCGACGACGAATTGAAGGCCGGCCAAATATCAATGCATAGTGACCTTCTCTTGCATGGGTCCAAAGCCAATGATTCGTCGCGGAGGCGATGTGGTCTTACCTTGCGATATTGCGCTGCAGACGTTCGTGCGTCGATGGAATGGAACCAAAAAGGCGTCCTGGTGCGAGGGAAAGATTCAGCTGGCCATTGGGCGAATGTGGCTCCACCTGTAGCACTTTGA